A window of Hyperolius riggenbachi isolate aHypRig1 chromosome 1, aHypRig1.pri, whole genome shotgun sequence contains these coding sequences:
- the AK6 gene encoding adenylate kinase isoenzyme 6, which yields MKSPNILLTGTPGVGKTTLGKELAEKCDLAYVNVGDLAKEGNLYEGFDEEYNCPILDEDRVVDELEDRMCEGGVIVDYHGCDFFPERWFHIVFVLRTDNSILYERLESRGYNKKKLQDNIQCEIFQTIYEEAAESYQQDIVHQLPSNTPEDMERNLDQITQWIQQWRIDHN from the exons ATGAAGAGCCCAAACATCCTGCTAACAG GGACCCCCGGCGTGGGTAAGACAACTCTTGGCAAAGAGCTTGCAGAGAAATGCGATCTGGCTTATGTAAATGTTGGTGACTTGGCAAAGGAAG GAAACTTGTATGAAGGCTTTGATGAAGAATATAACTGTCCTATTCTTGACGAAGATAGG GTAGTTGATGAACTGGAGGATAGGATGTGTGAAGGCGGAGTCATTGTAGATTATCACGGTTGTGACTTTTTCCCAGAAAGATGGTTCCACATAGTATTTGTGCTGAGGACAGACAATTCAATATTATATGAGCGACTGGAGAGCAG GGGGTACAATAAGAAAAAGCTTCAAGACAACATCCAGTGTGAAATCTTCCAGACCATTTATGAAGAGGCGGCAGAGTCGTACCAGCAGGACATTGTCCACCAGCTGCCCAGTAACACCCCAGAAGACATGGAGAGGAACCTGGACCAGATCACCCAGTGGATTCAGCAGTGGAGGATTGATCACAACTGA